One part of the Amaranthus tricolor cultivar Red isolate AtriRed21 chromosome 16, ASM2621246v1, whole genome shotgun sequence genome encodes these proteins:
- the LOC130802477 gene encoding probable polygalacturonase At3g15720 — MTKFKSKLVLGIRSHDHGIGLLEASIFNVIDFGAIGDGQHDDNPAFLKAWEAVCGATDETPTLIIPADKTFLLTPISFHGPCKSTSLHVQIEGTLWAPDSRDAWKNCEANSWIVFKDIENLIIDGSGLLNGKGSTWWKVLAIQNCNGLQLKGITNKDSPGPHLAINSCNNSILSNLQIIAPETSENTDGIDISYSTQVQITDSNIGTGDDCIAIGDGTSRINITGIMCGPGHGISIGSLGKNGGMAKVEQIYVRNCTFNGSSNGARIKTWQGGSGYARNISFEDIPLIDVKNPIIIDQYYCFGPGGCPNQKEVISERRLNIMEVVGSYQPWKKENQVMRDEWEVGSIWRLLSWRELWYFEGHLLMGQLRNLENSRKKSAVEIKSVTYKGFHGSSSSMAAITLNCSSSIPCTSILMENINITSSNPSVNQTIAFCENAQGKQDFVSPQVSCLTH, encoded by the exons ATGACAAA GTTCAAATCAAAG CTTGTTTTAGGCATACGCAGTCATGATCATGGAATTGGTCTTCTTGAAGCATCAATCTTTAATGTCATTGATTTTGGAGCCATTGGAGATGGCCAACATGATGATAATCct GCATTTTTGAAAGCATGGGAAGCTGTATGTGGTGCTACAGATGAAACTCCAACCCTTATAATACCTGCGGATAAAACCTTCTTATTGACTCCTATTTCTTTTCATGGTCCTTGCAAATCCACTAGCCTTCATGTTCAG ATAGAAGGAACACTTTGGGCACCGGATAGCCGCGATGCATGGAAAAATTGTGAAGCTAATTCATGGATAGTTTTTAAAGACATTGAAAACCTCATTATAGATGGATCAGGATTGCTTAATGGCAAAGGCTCTACTTGGTGGa AGGTTTTAGCAATTCAAAATTGCAATGGGCTTCAATTAAAAGGAATAACAAATAAAGACAGTCCAGGACCCCATTTAGCAATTAATTCTTGCAACAATTCTATTTTATCAAATCTTCAGATAATTGCTCCAGAAACCAGTGAAAACACTGATGGAATTGACATTAGTTATTCAACTCAAGTTCAAATTACTGATTCTAATATTGGaacag GTGATGATTGTATAGCAATAGGAGATGGGACATCAAGGATTAATATTACTGGGATTATGTGTGGACCAGGTCACGGAATAAG TATTGGAAGCTTGGGAAAAAATGGAGGAATGGCCAAGGTTGAACAAATTTATGTAAGAAATTGTACTTTTAATGGAAGTTCAAATGGTGCTAGAATCAAGACATGGCAG GGTGGATCAGGTTATGCAAGAAATATTAGTTTTGAAGATATCCCTCTTATAGATGTAAAAAAcccaattatcattgatcaataTTATTGCTTTGGTCCTGGTGGCTGTCCCAATCAG aaGGAAGTTATTTCAGAGAGGAGGTTGAATATCATGGAAGTAGTGGGCAGTTACCAGCCTTGGAAGAAGGAGAACCAAGTAATGAGGGATGAATGGGAAGTTGGGTCAATCTGGAGGTTACTTTCCTGGAGGGAGTTATGGTATTTTGAGGGTCACTTGCTCATGGGCCAACTAAGGAATTTGGAGAATTCAAGAAAA AAATCGGCCGTGGAGATTAAAAGCGTGACATATAAAGGCTTCCATGGAAGTTCATCAAGCATGGCGGCTATAACTCTAAATTGCAGCAGTTCGATACCCTGCACCAGCATTTTAATGGAAAATATTAACATTACTTCTTCAAATCCTTCGGTTAATCAAACCATTGCGTTTTGTGAAAATGCCCAAGGAAAACAAGATTTTGTTTCACCTCAAGTCTCATGTCTAACTCATTAA